The following coding sequences lie in one Paramisgurnus dabryanus chromosome 16, PD_genome_1.1, whole genome shotgun sequence genomic window:
- the septin8b gene encoding septin-8-B isoform X3, translating into MFERFAHNAMITGGYIIIMTALSIDGFIGRTSVVAVTRLVGCEEMRSLSLSGHVGFDSLPDQLVSKSVSQGFSFNILCVGETGIGKSTLMNALFNTTFENEEISHFQNGVYLRPRTYNLQESNVDLKLTVVDTVGFGDQVNKDESHEPVVDYIDAQFERFLEEELKIKRSLHDYQDSRIHICLYFIAPTGHSLKSLDLVTMKKLDSKVNIIPIIAKADTMSKSELQKFKIKIMSELVSNGVQIYQFPTDDEAVAEINSSMNAHLPFAVVGSSEEVKIGNKMVRGRQYPWGVVQVENESHCDFVKLREMLIRVNMLDLRDQTHARHYELYRRCKLEEMGFKDPDSDSFSV; encoded by the exons atgtttgaaagattcgctcacaatgcaatgatAACAGGAGGatatattataataatgacGGCCTTGTccatagacggtttcatcggacgcacgagCGTTGTCGCGGTTACGCGTCTGGtcggg TGTGAGGAGATGAGGTCTCTTTCTCTCAGTGGTCATGTTGGTTTTGACAGTTTACCTGATCAGCTGGTGAGTAAATCAGTGAGTCAAGGATTCAGCTTCAACATTCTCTGCGTAG GTGAAACCGGCATTGGCAAATCAACCCTAATGAACGCTCTGTTTAACACCACGTTTGAGAATGAAGAGATCAGCCACTTCCAGAACGGGGTGTATCTGCGTCCCAGAACTTATAACCTACAGGAAAGTAATGTGGATTTGAAGCTGACCGTTGTGGACACTGTGGGATTCGGGGACCAGGTTAATAAAGACGAAAG TCATGAACCCGTGGTGGACTACATCGATGCCCAGTTTGAACGTTTCCTAGAGGAGGAGCTTAAAATCAAACGCTCTCTTCACGACTATCAAGATTCACGCATCCACATCTGCCTTTACTTCATTGCTCCCACTGGTCACTCGTTGAAATCTCTGGATTTAGTCACTATGAAGAAACTAGACAGCAAG GTCAACATTATCCCCATCATTGCAAAGGCAGACACAATGTCTAAGAGTGAGCttcagaagtttaagatcaagATCATGAGTGAACTGGTCAGCAACGGTGTTCAGATCTATCAGTTCCCAACAGATGACGAAGCTGTGGCAGAAATCAACTCGTCCATGAAC GCACATCTGCCGTTCGCTGTGGTTGGAAGCAGTGAAGAGGTTAAAATTGGGAACAAAATGGTGCGAGGCAGACAGTACCCGTGGGGTGTTGTACAGG TGGAGAACGAGAGTCACTGTGACTTTGTGAAGCTCAGAGAGATGTTAATTCGTGTCAACATGTTGGACCTAAGAGATCAGACCCACGCCAGACACTATGAGCTCTACCGTCGCTGTAAACTGGAGGAGATGGGCTTTAAAGACCCTGACAGCGACTCCTTCAG TGTATAG
- the zdhhc5b gene encoding palmitoyltransferase ZDHHC5-B isoform X1, translating to MPVGLSFAGALGDPSSSRPFRPSRYVPVSAATAFLVGTTTLFLCFTCPWLSERFSSLIPLYNAVVFLFTLANFFMATFMDPGVFPRAEEDEDKEDDFRAPLYKTVEVKGIQVRMKWCSTCRFYRPPRCSHCSVCDNCVEEFDHHCPWVNNCIGRRNYRYFFLFLLSLTIHIMDVFGFSMLYILHHTKQLDQIHFGVTMAVMCVAGLFFVPVAGLTGFHIVLVSRGRTTNEQVTGKFRGGVNPFTHGCLKNIARMLCSSQAPRYLGRLREPHSVQVQPPFLHPPLSEAQLEAKALDNGIQQSKSSLDIMESQSTDVDAPPPPKPEHRYPGLPHTQNEECSLLTEAPPTPSLYKYRPAHSSPGKNHTSSTHSSKMSRGNSMTESPSVPVTGVQPSYRSDPSLSSRGGAGCRGGGEGARAGSGGLGGTSGFGGRSYPSFTDTFLQSAAASCSSSLRSAHTAHNALGPLISEGTTSTSYKSLANQTRNGSLSYESLPTPSESPEFESAAHELSSPRPNPPRSLSAAPGAPPLSGYTSPFLSAQQREGSLQACPAPLRPSPNRTFLHPTSPPPSRAPPLSPRARSLGSPPSGPAPGHTPLGKSLSYVGGAELQHRPVGSGGETPLMNSTFKQNVATHLHKPAGGVKKVSGVGGTTYEISV from the exons ATGCCTGTTGGTCTCAGTTTTGCCGGGGCTCTCGGGGACCCCTCCTCGTCCCGCCCGTTCCGGCCCAGTCGCTACGTGCCCGTGTCGGCAGCAACGGCCTTCCTTGTGGGAACCACGACCCTCTTCCTCTGTTTCAC GTGTCCGTGGCTATCGGAGAGATTCTCCTCCTTGATTCCTCTCTATAATGCTGTGGTCTTCCTCTTTACGCTGGCAAATTTCTTTATGGCCACGTTCATGGATCCAGGCGTCTTTCCCAGAG CTGAGGAAGATGAGGATAAAGAGGATGATTTCCGAGCTCCGCTATATAAGACGGTGGAGGTGAAGGGCATTCAGGTGCGCATGAAATGGTGCTCGACGTGTCGCTTTTACAGACCACCGCGCTGTTCGCACTGCTCTGTGTGTGACAATTGTGTAGAG GAGTTTGATCATCACTGCCCATGGGTGAACAACTGCATCGGGAGACGAAACTATcgttatttttttctctttcttctcTCTCTCACTATTCATATCATGGATGTGTTTGGCTTCAGTATGCTTTATATTCTTCATCACACTAAACAGCTGGATCAGATTCACTTTGGAGTCAC TATGGCAGTGATGTGTGTTGCTGGTTTATTCTTTGTTCCAGTCGCAGGACTCACTGGCTTTCACATTGTTCTCGTATCAAGAGGGAGAACCACCAATGaacag GTGACTGGAAAGTTCAGGGGTGGTGTTAACCCTTTCACACACggatgtttaaaaaatattgcacGCATGCTTTGTAGCTCCCAGGCTCCCAG GTATCTGGGAAGGTTGAGAGAGCCTCATTCTGTTCAGGTTCAGCCCCCGTTTCTGCATCCACCTTTATCTGAAGCTCAACTAGAAGCTAAAGCCCTGGATAATGGCATCCAGCAG tcTAAAAGTAGTCTGGATATAATGGAGAGTCAGTCAACTGATGTTGACGCCCCTCCACCACCTAAACCTGAGCACAGATACCCTGGACTGCCTCATACACAGAATGAAG AGTGCAGCTTGCTGACTGAAGCTCCACCCACACCctcattatataaatacagaccCGCCCACAGCAGTCCAGGCAAAAACCACACGTCCTCAACACATTCAAGCAAA ATGAGCCGAGGCAACAGTATGACCGAATCTCCCTCGGTCCCCGTCACCGGCGTGCAGCCCAGCTACCGATCGGACCCCAGTCTATCGAGTCGGGGGGGTGCGGGGTGCCGTGGGGGAGGGGAGGGGGCTAGAGCAGGCTCGGGGGGTCTGGGTGGGACCTCCGGGTTCGGCGGGCGTTCGTATCCTTCCTTCACAGACACCTTCCTCCAATCGGCGGCAGCCTCTTGCTCTTCCAGCCTTCGCTCCGCCCATACGGCGCACAACGCCCTCGGTCCGCTTATCTCCGAGGGTACCACCTCCACTAGCTATAAAAGCTTAGCCAATCAGACGCGCAACGGCAGCTTGTCTTACGAAAGTCTGCCGACGCCCTCCGAAAGCCCAGAGTTCGAGTCTGCTGCTCACGAGCTGTCCTCACCCAGACCAAACCCTCCACGTAGTCTTAGCGCAGCACCAGGGGCTCCGCCTCTTTCGGGGTACACGTCCCCGTTCCTGTCTGCTCAGCAGAGGGAAGGTTCTCTCCAGGCCTGCCCTGCCCCCCTAAGACCCTCCCCTAACAGAACTTTCCTGCACCCGACAAGCCCACCCCCTTCTCGCGCTCCGCCCCTTTCTCCGCGCGCTCGCTCCCTGGGCTCCCCTCCTTCCGGCCCCGCCCCTGGCCATACACCTCTGGGCAAATCGCTGTCCTACGTAGGTGGTGCCGAATTACAACACCGCCCAGTTGGTTCAGGGGGCGAGACTCCGTTGATGAA CTCGACTTTTAAACAAAACGTGGCCACCCATCTGCACAAACCTGCAGGAGGGGTGAAGAAAGTGAGCGGTGTTGGAGGAACCACCTATGAGATTTCAGTATGA
- the septin8b gene encoding septin-8-B isoform X2 — protein MAATDVTIYPCEEMRSLSLSGHVGFDSLPDQLVSKSVSQGFSFNILCVGETGIGKSTLMNALFNTTFENEEISHFQNGVYLRPRTYNLQESNVDLKLTVVDTVGFGDQVNKDESHEPVVDYIDAQFERFLEEELKIKRSLHDYQDSRIHICLYFIAPTGHSLKSLDLVTMKKLDSKVNIIPIIAKADTMSKSELQKFKIKIMSELVSNGVQIYQFPTDDEAVAEINSSMNAHLPFAVVGSSEEVKIGNKMVRGRQYPWGVVQVENESHCDFVKLREMLIRVNMLDLRDQTHARHYELYRRCKLEEMGFKDPDSDSFSLQETYVAKRREFIGELQLKEEEMRQMFVNKVKETEAELKEKERELHERFEMLKRSHQEEKRNLEEKRRDLEEEINVFNRRKVAAETLQSGFSATVKKDKKT, from the exons ATGGCTGCCACGGATGTAACTATATATCCA TGTGAGGAGATGAGGTCTCTTTCTCTCAGTGGTCATGTTGGTTTTGACAGTTTACCTGATCAGCTGGTGAGTAAATCAGTGAGTCAAGGATTCAGCTTCAACATTCTCTGCGTAG GTGAAACCGGCATTGGCAAATCAACCCTAATGAACGCTCTGTTTAACACCACGTTTGAGAATGAAGAGATCAGCCACTTCCAGAACGGGGTGTATCTGCGTCCCAGAACTTATAACCTACAGGAAAGTAATGTGGATTTGAAGCTGACCGTTGTGGACACTGTGGGATTCGGGGACCAGGTTAATAAAGACGAAAG TCATGAACCCGTGGTGGACTACATCGATGCCCAGTTTGAACGTTTCCTAGAGGAGGAGCTTAAAATCAAACGCTCTCTTCACGACTATCAAGATTCACGCATCCACATCTGCCTTTACTTCATTGCTCCCACTGGTCACTCGTTGAAATCTCTGGATTTAGTCACTATGAAGAAACTAGACAGCAAG GTCAACATTATCCCCATCATTGCAAAGGCAGACACAATGTCTAAGAGTGAGCttcagaagtttaagatcaagATCATGAGTGAACTGGTCAGCAACGGTGTTCAGATCTATCAGTTCCCAACAGATGACGAAGCTGTGGCAGAAATCAACTCGTCCATGAAC GCACATCTGCCGTTCGCTGTGGTTGGAAGCAGTGAAGAGGTTAAAATTGGGAACAAAATGGTGCGAGGCAGACAGTACCCGTGGGGTGTTGTACAGG TGGAGAACGAGAGTCACTGTGACTTTGTGAAGCTCAGAGAGATGTTAATTCGTGTCAACATGTTGGACCTAAGAGATCAGACCCACGCCAGACACTATGAGCTCTACCGTCGCTGTAAACTGGAGGAGATGGGCTTTAAAGACCCTGACAGCGACTCCTTCAG TCTACAGGAGACGTACGTGGCCAAGAGGAGAGAATTTATTGGTGAACTTCAACTGAAAGAGGAGGAGATGAGACAGATGTTTGTCAATAAAGTAAAGGAGACGGAGGCAGAGCTGAAGGAGAAGGAGAGAGAG CTGCATGAAAGATTTGAGATGCTAAAGCGGAGTCATCAGGAGGAGAAGAGAAACCTGGAGGAGAAGCGCAGAGATTTAGAGGAAGAGATAAACGTCTTCAACAGGAGGAAAGTGGCGGCTGAAACCCTACAGTCAGGTTTCTCTGCAACCgtcaaaaaagacaaaaaaacttAA
- the zdhhc5b gene encoding palmitoyltransferase ZDHHC5-B isoform X2, which yields MPVGLSFAGALGDPSSSRPFRPSRYVPVSAATAFLVGTTTLFLCFTCPWLSERFSSLIPLYNAVVFLFTLANFFMATFMDPGVFPRAEEDEDKEDDFRAPLYKTVEVKGIQVRMKWCSTCRFYRPPRCSHCSVCDNCVEEFDHHCPWVNNCIGRRNYRYFFLFLLSLTIHIMDVFGFSMLYILHHTKQLDQIHFGVTMAVMCVAGLFFVPVAGLTGFHIVLVSRGRTTNEQVTGKFRGGVNPFTHGCLKNIARMLCSSQAPRYLGRLREPHSVQVQPPFLHPPLSEAQLEAKALDNGIQQSKSSLDIMESQSTDVDAPPPPKPEHRYPGLPHTQNEECSLLTEAPPTPSLYKYRPAHSSPGKNHTSSTHSSKMSRGNSMTESPSVPVTGVQPSYRSDPSLSSRGGAGCRGGGEGARAGSGGLGGTSGFGGRSYPSFTDTFLQSAAASCSSSLRSAHTAHNALGPLISEGTTSTSYKSLANQTRNGSLSYESLPTPSESPEFESAAHELSSPRPNPPRSLSAAPGAPPLSGYTSPFLSAQQREGSLQACPAPLRPSPNRTFLHPTSPPPSRAPPLSPRARSLGSPPSGPAPGHTPLGKSLSYVGGAELQHRPVGSGGETPLMKP from the exons ATGCCTGTTGGTCTCAGTTTTGCCGGGGCTCTCGGGGACCCCTCCTCGTCCCGCCCGTTCCGGCCCAGTCGCTACGTGCCCGTGTCGGCAGCAACGGCCTTCCTTGTGGGAACCACGACCCTCTTCCTCTGTTTCAC GTGTCCGTGGCTATCGGAGAGATTCTCCTCCTTGATTCCTCTCTATAATGCTGTGGTCTTCCTCTTTACGCTGGCAAATTTCTTTATGGCCACGTTCATGGATCCAGGCGTCTTTCCCAGAG CTGAGGAAGATGAGGATAAAGAGGATGATTTCCGAGCTCCGCTATATAAGACGGTGGAGGTGAAGGGCATTCAGGTGCGCATGAAATGGTGCTCGACGTGTCGCTTTTACAGACCACCGCGCTGTTCGCACTGCTCTGTGTGTGACAATTGTGTAGAG GAGTTTGATCATCACTGCCCATGGGTGAACAACTGCATCGGGAGACGAAACTATcgttatttttttctctttcttctcTCTCTCACTATTCATATCATGGATGTGTTTGGCTTCAGTATGCTTTATATTCTTCATCACACTAAACAGCTGGATCAGATTCACTTTGGAGTCAC TATGGCAGTGATGTGTGTTGCTGGTTTATTCTTTGTTCCAGTCGCAGGACTCACTGGCTTTCACATTGTTCTCGTATCAAGAGGGAGAACCACCAATGaacag GTGACTGGAAAGTTCAGGGGTGGTGTTAACCCTTTCACACACggatgtttaaaaaatattgcacGCATGCTTTGTAGCTCCCAGGCTCCCAG GTATCTGGGAAGGTTGAGAGAGCCTCATTCTGTTCAGGTTCAGCCCCCGTTTCTGCATCCACCTTTATCTGAAGCTCAACTAGAAGCTAAAGCCCTGGATAATGGCATCCAGCAG tcTAAAAGTAGTCTGGATATAATGGAGAGTCAGTCAACTGATGTTGACGCCCCTCCACCACCTAAACCTGAGCACAGATACCCTGGACTGCCTCATACACAGAATGAAG AGTGCAGCTTGCTGACTGAAGCTCCACCCACACCctcattatataaatacagaccCGCCCACAGCAGTCCAGGCAAAAACCACACGTCCTCAACACATTCAAGCAAA ATGAGCCGAGGCAACAGTATGACCGAATCTCCCTCGGTCCCCGTCACCGGCGTGCAGCCCAGCTACCGATCGGACCCCAGTCTATCGAGTCGGGGGGGTGCGGGGTGCCGTGGGGGAGGGGAGGGGGCTAGAGCAGGCTCGGGGGGTCTGGGTGGGACCTCCGGGTTCGGCGGGCGTTCGTATCCTTCCTTCACAGACACCTTCCTCCAATCGGCGGCAGCCTCTTGCTCTTCCAGCCTTCGCTCCGCCCATACGGCGCACAACGCCCTCGGTCCGCTTATCTCCGAGGGTACCACCTCCACTAGCTATAAAAGCTTAGCCAATCAGACGCGCAACGGCAGCTTGTCTTACGAAAGTCTGCCGACGCCCTCCGAAAGCCCAGAGTTCGAGTCTGCTGCTCACGAGCTGTCCTCACCCAGACCAAACCCTCCACGTAGTCTTAGCGCAGCACCAGGGGCTCCGCCTCTTTCGGGGTACACGTCCCCGTTCCTGTCTGCTCAGCAGAGGGAAGGTTCTCTCCAGGCCTGCCCTGCCCCCCTAAGACCCTCCCCTAACAGAACTTTCCTGCACCCGACAAGCCCACCCCCTTCTCGCGCTCCGCCCCTTTCTCCGCGCGCTCGCTCCCTGGGCTCCCCTCCTTCCGGCCCCGCCCCTGGCCATACACCTCTGGGCAAATCGCTGTCCTACGTAGGTGGTGCCGAATTACAACACCGCCCAGTTGGTTCAGGGGGCGAGACTCCGTTGATGAA GCCATAA
- the mif gene encoding macrophage migration inhibitory factor has protein sequence MPMFVVNTNVEKDAIPAALMSEATQELAKAMGKPAQYIAVQVVPDQMMMFGGKADPCALCSLTSIGKISGAQNKQYSKLLMGLLNKHLGISPDRIYINFVDMDAANVAWNSTTFG, from the exons ATGCCGATGTTTGTAGTGAACACAAATGTTGAGAAGGACGCGATTCCTGCTGCGCTGATGTCGGAGGCCACACAGGAACTCGCCAAAGCGATGGGTAAACCCGCGCAG TACATCGCTGTGCAAGTAGTCCCGGATCAGATGATGATGTTTGGTGGCAAAGCGGACCCGTGTGCACTCTGCTCTCTCACCAGTATTGGAAAGATCAGCGGTGCGCAAAATAAGCAGTACTCCAAACTTCTCATGGGATTACTCAACAAACACCTTGGCATTTCACCCGACAG GATCTATATAAACTTTGTTGATATGGATGCAGCTAATGTGGCGTGGAACAGCACCACTTTcggataa
- the selenoh gene encoding selenoprotein H → MNARAKLLSESVAAMASRGRGRKRKAVDAEAAAVDEKKEKLDGDEETGQRVIIEHCKSURVYGRNAEGVRQALEASHPEIRIVLNPQKPRRNSFEVTLIEGDEEIILWSGIKKGPPRKLKFPDPADVLSSLEEALKSKQKL, encoded by the exons ATGAACGCGCGCGCCAAACTTTTGTCAGAAAGTGTTGCAGCAATGGCGTCTCGAG GTCGTGGTCGAAAGCGCAAAGCTGTGGATGCAGAAGCAGCTGCTGTGGATGAGAAGAAAGAGAAACTTGATGGAGATGAAGAAACAGGACAAAGGGTGATCATCGAGCACTG TAAAAGCTGACGAGTGTATGGGCGAAATGCTGAAGGGGTCCGTCAAGCACTCGAGGCTTCACACCCTGAAATTCGCATCGTCCTCAATCCACAGAAACCAAGACGAAACAGCTTTGAGGTCACGCTGATCGAGGGTGACGAAG AGATCATTTTGTGGTCTGGAATAAAGAAAGGTCCTCCACGCAAGCTGAAGTTTCCGGATCCTGCCGATGTTTTGTCTTCCCTTGAGGAAGCACTGAAGAGCAAGCAGAAGTTATGA
- the clp1 gene encoding polyribonucleotide 5'-hydroxyl-kinase Clp1, translating into MSAEGIEKSADEGMGSSGSAGTPGTRFDLDKETELRFEVEAGERVQLELLSGMAEVFGSELNKNKRYTFGPGSKIAVFTWHGCSVSLSGKTEVAYVSKDTPMLLYLNTHAALEQMRRQAEKDHERGPRVMVVGPTDVGKSTVCRVLLNYAVRLGRRPTLVELDVGQSGVSVPGTMSALCIERPADVEEGFSVQAPLVFHFGSTTPGTNIKLYNKLTSCLAEVFSQRCEVNRKASVGGCIINTCGWVKGSGYQALVHCASAFQVDVVLVLDQERLYNELKRDLPHFVRVVLLPKSGGVVERSKDCRRETRDEKIREYFYGFRGTFFYPHAFDVRFSDVRIYKIGAPSIPDSCLPLGMSQDDTQLKLVPVSPGRDLTHHVLSVSSVDDEVEPGSGQNRGILESPVCGFIVVTAVDTQAQVMTVLSPAPRPLPRHTLLIMDIRFIDLK; encoded by the exons ATGTCTGCGGAAGGCATCGAAAAGTCCGCCGATGAGGGCATGGGCTCGTCGGGCAGTGCTGGAACTCCAGGTACTCGTTTCGACTTGGACAAGGAGACAGAACTACGTTTTGAGGTGGAAGCAGGAGAACGGGTCCAGCTTGAATTGTTATCCGGTATGGCAGAGGTGTTCGGGTCCGAGCTGAACAAGAATAAGAGATATACTTTCGGACCGGGCTCTAAGATCGCTGTGTTCACGTGGCATGGCTGCAGCGTGTCGCTTTCAGGCAAAACAGAG GTCGCTTATGTCTCCAAAGATACACCTATGCTGCTTTACCTTAACACCCATGCAGCCTTGGAGCAGATGAGACGTCAAGCTGAGAAAGATCACGAGAGAGGTCCACGG GTAATGGTTGTTGGACCAACTGATGTGGGAAAGTCAACAGTGTGTCGGGTGTTGCTGAACTACGCTGTGCGTCTGGGAAGAAGACCGACGCTGGTTGAACTGGATGTTGGCCAAAGCGGC GTGTCTGTACCTGGAACAATGTCAGCTCTGTGTATTGAACGTCCGGCTGATGTAGAAGAAGGTTTTTCTGTCCAGGCTCCGCTTGTCTTTCACTTTGGATCCACGACACCAGGAACCAAcattaaactttataacaag CTGACTTCATGCCTCGCGGAAGTGTTTTCCCAACGCTGTGAAGTAAACCGGAAAGCGAGTGTGGGTGGCTGTATCATCAACACCTGCGGCTGGGTCAAGGGTTCGGGCTACCAGGCTCTGGTCCACTGTGCTTCGGCCTTTCAGGTGGATGTGGTCTTGGTACTGGACCAGGAACGTCTTTACAACGAGCTCAAACGTGACCTGCCGCACTTCGTACGCGTGGTCCTTCTCCCGAAGTCCGGTGGCGTGGTGGAGCGCTCCAAGGACTGCCGACGAGAGACGCGGGACGAAAAGATCCGGGAATACTTCTACGGATTCCGTGGAACTTTCTTTTACCCTCACGCCTTTGACGTGCGCTTTTCAGACGTGCGCATCTACAAGATCGGCGCGCCCTCTATCCCGGACTCTTGTCTGCCGCTGGGCATGTCCCAGGATGACACCCAGCTCAAACTGGTGCCGGTCAGCCCAGGACGAGATCTGACCCACCACGTTCTTAGCGTCAGTTCTGTGGACGATGAGGTGGAGCCGGGGTCCGGTCAGAACCGAGGGATTCTAGAGAGTCCGGTGTGTGGTTTTATAGTTGTGACAGCAGTGGACACGCAAGCTCAGGTGATGACCGTGCTTTCACCGGCGCCCAGACCGCTGCCACGACACACTTTACTCATCATGGACATTCGTTTCATTGATCTCAAGTag
- the septin8b gene encoding septin-8-B isoform X1: MFERFAHNAMITGGYIIIMTALSIDGFIGRTSVVAVTRLVGCEEMRSLSLSGHVGFDSLPDQLVSKSVSQGFSFNILCVGETGIGKSTLMNALFNTTFENEEISHFQNGVYLRPRTYNLQESNVDLKLTVVDTVGFGDQVNKDESHEPVVDYIDAQFERFLEEELKIKRSLHDYQDSRIHICLYFIAPTGHSLKSLDLVTMKKLDSKVNIIPIIAKADTMSKSELQKFKIKIMSELVSNGVQIYQFPTDDEAVAEINSSMNAHLPFAVVGSSEEVKIGNKMVRGRQYPWGVVQVENESHCDFVKLREMLIRVNMLDLRDQTHARHYELYRRCKLEEMGFKDPDSDSFSLQETYVAKRREFIGELQLKEEEMRQMFVNKVKETEAELKEKERELHERFEMLKRSHQEEKRNLEEKRRDLEEEINVFNRRKVAAETLQSGFSATVKKDKKT; this comes from the exons atgtttgaaagattcgctcacaatgcaatgatAACAGGAGGatatattataataatgacGGCCTTGTccatagacggtttcatcggacgcacgagCGTTGTCGCGGTTACGCGTCTGGtcggg TGTGAGGAGATGAGGTCTCTTTCTCTCAGTGGTCATGTTGGTTTTGACAGTTTACCTGATCAGCTGGTGAGTAAATCAGTGAGTCAAGGATTCAGCTTCAACATTCTCTGCGTAG GTGAAACCGGCATTGGCAAATCAACCCTAATGAACGCTCTGTTTAACACCACGTTTGAGAATGAAGAGATCAGCCACTTCCAGAACGGGGTGTATCTGCGTCCCAGAACTTATAACCTACAGGAAAGTAATGTGGATTTGAAGCTGACCGTTGTGGACACTGTGGGATTCGGGGACCAGGTTAATAAAGACGAAAG TCATGAACCCGTGGTGGACTACATCGATGCCCAGTTTGAACGTTTCCTAGAGGAGGAGCTTAAAATCAAACGCTCTCTTCACGACTATCAAGATTCACGCATCCACATCTGCCTTTACTTCATTGCTCCCACTGGTCACTCGTTGAAATCTCTGGATTTAGTCACTATGAAGAAACTAGACAGCAAG GTCAACATTATCCCCATCATTGCAAAGGCAGACACAATGTCTAAGAGTGAGCttcagaagtttaagatcaagATCATGAGTGAACTGGTCAGCAACGGTGTTCAGATCTATCAGTTCCCAACAGATGACGAAGCTGTGGCAGAAATCAACTCGTCCATGAAC GCACATCTGCCGTTCGCTGTGGTTGGAAGCAGTGAAGAGGTTAAAATTGGGAACAAAATGGTGCGAGGCAGACAGTACCCGTGGGGTGTTGTACAGG TGGAGAACGAGAGTCACTGTGACTTTGTGAAGCTCAGAGAGATGTTAATTCGTGTCAACATGTTGGACCTAAGAGATCAGACCCACGCCAGACACTATGAGCTCTACCGTCGCTGTAAACTGGAGGAGATGGGCTTTAAAGACCCTGACAGCGACTCCTTCAG TCTACAGGAGACGTACGTGGCCAAGAGGAGAGAATTTATTGGTGAACTTCAACTGAAAGAGGAGGAGATGAGACAGATGTTTGTCAATAAAGTAAAGGAGACGGAGGCAGAGCTGAAGGAGAAGGAGAGAGAG CTGCATGAAAGATTTGAGATGCTAAAGCGGAGTCATCAGGAGGAGAAGAGAAACCTGGAGGAGAAGCGCAGAGATTTAGAGGAAGAGATAAACGTCTTCAACAGGAGGAAAGTGGCGGCTGAAACCCTACAGTCAGGTTTCTCTGCAACCgtcaaaaaagacaaaaaaacttAA